A region of the Haematobia irritans isolate KBUSLIRL chromosome 5, ASM5000362v1, whole genome shotgun sequence genome:
TTTTAAAGAGATTTTAGTAAAACTTCGAGCCTAATGCGCCGTACAGACTATAAGTTATTCCGAACGAAATGTCTGTGTTTGCAAAGAATCTTATAcggcgttctcaccaagcatgttttggggtttgaaatgttttccctttataagcatttcaaaacgagtcgttttccccatataaaaaatgtagtaCAAAACATAAGTTTTCCTCAAAAACATGTCAATTTTATtatgtgaacccacctaatttggaatataccccgaataacataaccttttcaaaatattgaaataagtttcatagaaaaaaaggaacccaataaacacaaacatttgaaaaatgctaaatttcaacaatttttcaaacattttttcaaaggattagggtaatattcaagttgagaaattgttgagaaaatcgcgttctcaacaaaaaacagacattaccctcaacagtgaaattcaacacattagcaataatatctcaagtgttatcctcaaattgaaatgcatcgctactcaataatttgtcaaacaattttctatgcgagtcaaattcaaaattaacatcgttgcaaatacttttcaacctaaatttgtatgaatgatatccccacttcaaattgaaagtcaaagccaaaattctatgaattttgtataatttattcattttcatcaaaataaaatatataataatacactacactgcataatacactacaataccaattgataaatattgatcttattaaacatatcaacaaataagaacaaaaaaaaaaacaaacaacaaaactttaaatatcttaaacattattagtaaacacttttgcatttataattcgatttccttccttttggtgtcataaaccagcattaaaatttattaacctgcggtcaatttgaaattaggaacgtactggaccgcgtgttagaattgattttcagcagaaggaattcacaaaatatccattttaaacagaTGATAGGATAGGTAGGATAGGTagttccagaagttgttgatttcaacaatttgttgtttttaacaattttagttggttgcacttgtaatgtttctggaaactttttcttgtcgataagccactcatttttcattggtcagcttcttaatgtttgcaagaatgtagcatccaaagattttagttttctgcaaagagatttaaatttagtgacttctctgaagtgttgatttaatttttcatattgacgtaccaattattataaactttttgaagcagttccagttaattgtccaccagctttttaatgttttcaagaaccatccataagaatccataattttagttttctgcaaagagatatacatttagtgacttccttaaagttttatttcattttttattttcacttacctatttttataaactatttggttatttgtctaaaattttccatttttttaatttcttgcaattgaccacgaacttcgttgcacaaataagtattgaaaaccacatggttttttcgttgcattttagggtagtgttttgtcaaagttttctcatattatcttcaacaccttttcaaagatttcgccaacattttggcaaattggaagtaattcgcaaaacaatttgaagatgtattgaagatgagctatttcaagtcaagttgaatttatgttgaaaattatatttaccctcaaactgaaaagttgttgcatttgaaaaacgctcatcctgtgtttattgggaataaacaaaggctttgaagaacatggacatgtgcaaataactttaaaaaaaaaatcccctttacgctcgcggtaattatttgaacatacgttgcatatatgttaatttcgagtaaaggtgagtattaagttcgagtttaaccgctaaaatcgtcatttttttcactaaagtgaaaactaaatcagtaaaaatatgcataaaattatacatttttgtttcagatttcattataacttgatggggaataacccaaagcaaattttcacaaagtttgtttccttaaaatggattattaaagaaaagtaatcgtgaaaaaatgacgattttagcggctaaactcgaacttaatacccaccttaaatgtgaatttctagtttccatggtaactgtcaaactaaaacatctcaactcggtgtgatcggtgaaatgttttggaaaaacaaatGAGGAAAACTAGTctgtgggaacatagcattacTGTGCGGCCAATCGCtacgaattgtcggcgatgactaaataatcgacaaatgtgttatcgatcccataaacaagcagcaatatcgattatgtcttcgaGTATAACTTATAATCTAGCCAACATGAAAATCCAAAATGAATAATACtccaaatttccttaaaattacatAGAAAAGTTACAGTAATTTTCTTTTAGATTTTACCTGCAAAAAACGAAACACATCATATTATATCAGAAACGAACGTTTCATTCACTGAAATTCAATTGTAATTATGCCATTATATACCATAAATATttcttatggtgttttcttttctgaaaaaagagcTTTGCCTCAATTTTATCtgaacagaatgcgcatttgtcGTTTGTCTGCCATGCTGAAAATGCTCGCAGTTTGCCTCTACgctctattttcacaacagaattcgaagcgttTTCGCATTtttagctccgttcgagaacccgataatttttgataattattacaaatttttactggaagtcgttcgtttacaccaaaacgccagcaaaagagagccggagagagactacatttgacagttatgagatagagaaattgcaagtttttgctagaaatttttttcccagtaaaattttgcaaaccatAGGATACGTTGCCAGCTGGTTATTGATAACAAACAAggtaccaacacaatgtacatGCTCGGCAACTacgattggaagttaaatatacaggattcgttttttattttcaatgttttagcagctgaaattttcaatgtgcaaatagttactggataccgttcgtgtacttttcagcaattttaagcaaagagtgtaaaatacactcttacactcttgctagtttttactggaaaagtacgcgaacagaccttttgtctgttttttagaaaagaaccgaaAAAAGTACATTATCCggccaaaatgcaaaaaaagttcgcattatttacaagaaaagaaaacatcatTAATCAATTGATCCAAAAAATAACTGCGGATACACGCTGGTTTTCGACACGGAAAGCGAATATAGTACGCATCTATAGAGAAGAAATTGTGATCTCtacatttgtttcatttttcTTGTTGCTCGAATCAAATTCTAGACACAAATGTTTTAAGAAACATTTTCACTGTCCTCAATAATTATAAGCAAATTGTCGCCTATTAAAAAACATTGGGTTGCGAAAGAAGCTTTTAGCTCCGTTAGAGAACCCgatgatttttgattcttatcACAATTTTTACTGGTAGTCATTCGTTTActccaaaaagccagcaaaagagagtcAGAGAGAGAGTTCAATTTTGACATTTGACAAATAGAGAAGTTACATGTTTTTGTTTGAGAGTTTTTCGCagtaaaaacttgtaaaagttagTATAAAATTACTAGCTGTTTTAATCATTAACAACTCATAAAGGCAAAATATATCGGAGGGAATTAAAGGTATAgcaaaatatgaaaatgttcattgttttaattaatttaaacgcTATAAGTTTGTACTGTATGCCGTTCGCGTATATTTCTGCTAATTTTAGTAAAGAGAGTAAAATCCGTTTTTACAATCTTGCAAGTTTTTAttactgaatattttttactggaaaagtacgcaAACAGACCTATTATTACCATGTCGAACAACTTTCTCAAACACGACATTCAAAAGCATATGGCCACACTGCATTAAACATCCCTGTCGCGTATGTTTTGGAATACTCGCTTATCAGATGATTTATTAGACAATGCAATTGGTGTGATTATAAACGCAATATAATCTCTCtgcaattcttcattaactaaaaGATGGCGTCGGATACAGCAATaacagaggaaatttcccagctTCGTCGAGAAATACAAAATCTACGTGAGGTTTGTGCCGCTAAAGAGAAACGTCTGTTTGCATTAGAAACGCAACAGCAACAATTAAGGACTGGATGCAATGAGAACATCTTGAACAATGATGATATCGCTCGGTATAGTCGTCAATTGATTTTACCCAATTTTGGAGTTAAGGGTCAAATCAAGCTTAAACAGACTGCATTTCTAATAGTAGGAATGGGTGGCTTGGGATGTCCAGCATCCCAATATTTACTAGCTGCTGGATGCGGGCGTTTAGGCTTGGTCGATTATGATGACGTTGAACGAAGTAACTTCCATAGGCAAACATTACACACCGAAGTAAACATTGGAATGCCAAAAGTGGAATCGGCCAAATTGTCTCTGCAACAAATAAATCCCCACTGCCACATTGATTGTCATCGCCTGCTGTTGAACAGTGAAAATGCTTTGGAAATTCTTAGGCAATACGATGTAATATTGGATTGCACGGATAATGTGGCTACTCGTTATTTACTTAATGATGCCTGTGTAATGTTGAACAAACCTTTGGTTTCGGGTAGTGCCTTACAAATGGATGGACAATTGACGGTGTATAATTATGGTGAAAACAGTCCTTGTTATAGATGCTTATTCCCAGTACCACCACCTCCGGACACAGTTACAAATTGTGGTGATGGGGGAGTATTAGGGGCGGTGACAGGTGTAATTGGATCACTTCAAGCTTTGGAAGCTGTTAAGGTAGCTCTTGGCGGATTGGGGGGAGAAGTTATGGCTGGACGTTTGTTGATATTCGATGGAGCTCGTTGTCAATTCCGTAATATACGTTTACGCGCTAAACGGGCAGATTGTGATGTTTGCTCTCCAAATCCCATGATCAACCACCTCATCGATTATGAACAATTTTGCGGTATGCATGCATCTGACAAAAACACAGCTTTGAATGTCCTAACATCTGATCAACGTTTAGAAGTGGAAGATTATCGTGATATATTGGCCCAAACTAATCATATATTAATGGATGTCAGACAACCCgcagaatttgaaatttgccacATACCAAAGTCTGAAAATGTCCCCTTGAAGACGATTCTGAACGATGAATATTTAAAGCGATTCGAAGAACAATTGAAAGATGAACAAATGGGCATTGTGCTGGTATGTCGTCGTGGTAATGATTCACAGCTTGCTGCTCAACACATAATCAATAAGTTTCCCCAGCGTACTATATTTGATCTGAAAGGTGGTCTCCATGCCTGGCATTATAAAATCGATAAGAACTTTCCAATTTACTAGGAGGCGAAATATACAATGTAATGTGCTTTATTTGTAGTTGTATGTATAcgtttatatataaaccgaatatgtatgtatgtacagtgataaaagtataaaataaatcaattaagaTGAGAGCTAACccctggaaaattttatatctatgtatATAGCAATTGGTATGGGTTATACTTTGGTGTCTGGGGAGGGATCATGTGGTTTGAAATGAGATGTAGTAACAAAATTGCTGCTAGCAGATCGAAGTTATACACTGAGCCATTTTGTTTTCTGATATAGTCTCATTTTAAGTCGATAGAGGGAGCCAACGTGGTGAATAGTTTGAATGCCACCAATACGATGATTTTTCCGGGGTGGTTTTAGAGATTGTAATGAAAATCAAAAAGGCGAAATATTCACTTTTTGACTTTTTCAAACTTAAAACAAAAACTCGATTTTAAATTCAAATCCGACGTTTTCGTTAAAAGTTCTTTAGTCAATTTTGTGTGCTATTAAAAGTCGATCAGGCCAACATCAAAGTTCGATTAGACTCTATGTCCCAATTTTAAAAAGAACTCATTTTGGAAATTACAAAGGGCAGACTTCGACCTTGTGTATGGTGATTCTTCTCCTTCGAAGGAGAAAAGGTTTCAATGTGGCCTTAGATGGCGATTGCCAAAATTGGTTTTAATGTGCCCAGAAACGGCTACCATCTAAGATAAGGTGACAAAAGGGGGTCACCGTGGCCGTCCAACATTGcctctcaaaaatgttggtatcaTTTCTTAGTTTTatgaagcttctctaagttgtaTCAGAAGTGCATTGTTCTGACTGGGCTATAGGAAGTAGGTCCATTGAGCTAtacatgatattttttttttgcattttttaaaacaattcatTATGAAGATATAACAATATAATATTGCGCCCCAGCGCCCTTTGGGCATTGTTAGGAGCGAGTTGGCAAATAAACAATGTTATactaaagttttataaaaaatgagaTCGAATTACAGATAATTAggattttaatatattaattcaaaaatattaattacaaaAGAAGCATTCTGGTGTTGTTAAGCAGTAGTATCTTTGCATTGCGCTTGAATTGTGATATACTCGATAAATTCTTTAAATCTTCAGGTAGGTGATTGAATTCAGCACAGCCATTGTGCTCTATTCTCTGTTTTGTTATTTCAAGGCGACATCGTTTTACTCTTAAATTTGATCTATGACGTGTATTAAATAATGATTGGTTTACAATAAATTCAAAAGACCTTGGTACAAAATTGTTAACTGATTTAAACATGAATGTAATTAGTTGCATTTTATATAATCCATAAATAGGTAGGATTCCTTTACAAACTTCCTCATATGATGTTATAGTAGAAAACTCACGAGGGAGATTATTTACGATTTTCAGTGCTTTGTTTTGAACTCTTTGAAGTGATTTTAACGAGGAATTTTGTTTATAGCCTTATATCATAGGCAAGTAATTGAAATGGCTGTGAATTAGTGCATTATAGAGAAGCATCTTtgttttttcatcaaatttatgtctatatttgtgcaaaataccAATCGCAGAAGCCACCTTCGCCTTTATATGTTGTATATGGAGATTCCAtgttaaattgtatgtaaaatgCATTCCCGGATATTTCAAGGAATTACATTCAGAGATCTGTACGTCTCCCACATTGATGTAAAAGGGTTGAACACTCAGGGTGCAATGAGGTCGAAAACGAATTACCTTAGTTTTATTCTGATTAAGGACAAGTTTGTTCAACCTAAAGAATTCTTGGATTTTTTCAGAATCTTCTTCCATTTGTGATTTAAGTATAACAGTGTGATTGTAATGATAAAATagcgaaatgtcatcagcatacatAATTAATTTCCCATTTAACTTAAGATTTGCGATGTCATTCAAATATATAGTAAATAGCAGAGGCCCAAGAACACTACCTTGAGGTACTCCGTGCTCAACATTTCCGATTTGACTTTTAATGCCGTCTAATTCCACATACTGTTTCCTGTTACgtaaaaaattcttcaacaATACAATTGTTCTTCTGTGTAATCCATAGTATGAAAGTTTGTCCAAGAGGATATCATGTTCAACCAAATCAAAGGCTTTTGACAAATCAAAGAATATCGCACCTACACCAccatagttattatccaatccattacaaattaaatttacaacATATGCAACGGCATCACTGGTTCCAATGGACTTCTTGAAACCAAATTGCAGATTATCTAATTGAATCGTCTCATCCAAATATTCTATTAGCTGTTTGTACATAATCTTTTCAAATACTTTATCAATCAAAGGCAGCACTGATATAGGTCGAAACTGGTTCGTCATACAGGAATCTTTACATTTTGGTATACCTATGTACCAACAATGTCATTGAATATTTCCATTAATCGAGAGCTTAATAAATCTTTGCCTTTTAACATGATCTTAGTTGTTATGCCGTCATGGCCAGGACTCTTATTAGATGGTAGACTTTCTATTACTTCCATAACTTCCATATCACTTATATTGCTAAAAGAAAACGTATAGTTACACTGAATAAGTGTACCAAGTTTATTACAGTAATCATCGTAGTACTGGGGAATAAGTTCCTTTAATTCTTTAGGTACACTCAAGAAGTATCTGTTTAATGATGGTTTTAAtacacggttaccacagttggtagaattctaccaaaaaatggtagatttttttactgttcggtagattggtagaattcttgatgttttggtagattttgcaaaatattcctcaacaaatgttctatacaaatataaaatttcgacaaagttttctatagaaataaaatcttgacaaaattttctatagaaataaaattttgacaaatctttctatagaaataaaattttgacaaatctttctatagaaataaaattttgacaaaattttctatagaaataaaattttgacaaaattttctatagaaataaaattttgacaaaattttctatagaaataaaattttgacaaaattttctatagaaataaaattttgacaaaattttctatagaaataaaattttgagaaaattttatatacaaataaaattttgaaaaaaaaaattatatagaaataaataattacaaaattttatatagaaatacaattctgacaaaatgttctatagaaataaaattttgtaaagaattaaaattttggaaaaactttgtaaagaaataaaattttggaaaaaccttataaagaaaagaaattgctacaaaattttctatagaaatacaattttggaaatattttctataggcctaaaattttgacaaaattttctatggaataagatttagacaaaattatctaaggaaataaaatttggacaaaattgtccatagaaataaaattttggaaaaattttgtgaagaaataaaattttgaaaaactttgtaaagaaataaaatttttataaaattttatatagaaataaaattttgacaaaattttctatagaaataaaattctgacaacattttctataaaaataaaattttggcaaaattttctgtagaaataaaattttgacaaatctttctatagaaataaaattttggaaaactttgtaaagaaataaaatttttacaaaattttatatagaaataaaattttgacaaaattttctgtagaaataaaattctgacaacattttctatagaaataaaattctgacaaaattttctatagaaataaaattttgacaaatctttctatagaaataaaattttgacaaaattttctatggaaataaaatttggacaaaattttctatagaaataaaattttgtaaaaattttgtaaagaaataaaattttggaaaactttgtaaagaaataaaattttgacataattttctatagaaataaaattttggcaaaatttttttatagaaatataaaagaacaaataaatttttgacaaaaatttcgatagcaaaaaaattttaactaaattttatatagaaataaaatttaaagaaaattttctatagaaataaaattttggcaaaaattttctatagaaataaaattttggcaaaaattttctatagaaataaaatttcgacgaaattttctatagaaatatagaaattttggcaaaattttctaaccaaataatattttggccaaattttctataaaaataaaaatttggcaaaaatttctatatactaatattttggcaaattggtttttatagaaataaaattttgacaaaattttctatagaaataaaatttgacaacattttgacaaaagttactatagaaataaaattgtgacaaaaatttctatagaaataaaattttgacaaaattttctaaccaaataaaatgttggccaaattttctataaaaataaaaatttggcaaaaatgtctacataaataatatattaggaaattgtttttacagaactaaaataaaatttggcaaaaatttctatatacataatatttgggaaaattgtttttgataggaagacaattttgacaaaattttctataaaaataaaattttgacaaaattttctataaaaataaaattttgacaaaattttctataaaaataaaattttgacaaaattttctatagaaatataatttgacaaaattttgtatagaaataaaattttgacaaaattttctatagaaataaaatttgcaatggaacattttaaattttttggtcttGAGGTTATTGTCTCCCATCGGGATTGTTCTTCGAATACATTGAAacagtgttttgtttatcatttttgtgGCAAGAAGCGAGAAAGtcaaaataaattgaatcaCTCTCCTTTTAACACCATGAATTATGGGTCAACgttaaaattgtttatgattTCATTAGAGAAACACCATTGAATGACTTtgtacgcacacacacacacatacacatttaACCACACTTATGCATGACCAAGGATATGAGACAAGACATGTAGCCCGAATATATGTATGGTATGACACGAAGCCAGAGTAATAAGTGTCATTAtaaattccttttttataacttgattttccaaaatatcaacAAGCCATAACCACATacacttaaattttattaagaatACGGTCTTGGTATACAAGTTTGGGCGAAACAATGTTTTTAGAGGAGACCGGATTTTTGggactaaagaaaaaaatctaaattaaattgttttcttaGGACTTTGTATCTTTTGTTAGTTTATGTCCTTGTCCACACTCTTTCCTCTAACCTAAATGCATACGGCATTAAGGTCGTGGGGAATTGTTAGGATGTATGATAATACTGTACTCAAGAGAATTTAAATGAATTCATGAAAGTGACAATTAAGAGACTTCTTTGCTTGGTAttgattaaaatcaaaaaacttCAGCATTCACGAATCGATTACTGACTTCTTCATAGCTTCCATGGAAGTACGTActctacaaaaaaggaaaggagcaacatttttgaaattttgtgaaggATTTAGGTTTTATCAATACACTTAATCGGATGatgtttaaataatttttaccttttCTGAACCATTGTTCAATTTCGATTTCTCGAGGTCTTTTAAATGGTCTCGGGTGGTGGCTATGACCTCCTTATTTGGCGTTTTTaagtttggaaataaaaattagtccaGGTCTAGAGAGAATTCGTTGGATTCGACTGAtactaagagagagagagagagagacctcccacggcagtctAGAGTAGTTTTTGCCCAATTAAAATTAGGTAAGAGCAGACGGCCCAATCcctacctacacacaaaaaaaaaatttctggttcaatcacgaaattaattgatccaattaattttttaattgaaatgtcttcaatcacagaaatgatagtatcaattaaaaaattaattgaaggtcaattaaaaaattaattgaaggtcaattaaaaaattaattgaaggtcaattaaaaaattaattgatccaattaaaaaattaattgatactattaatttttgtgattgatttttgtttcaattaaaaaatttgttgaatcaattaaatttttaattgaatattttttaaaactcaattacaattttaattggaaaaattttcatgaaatttttttctgtgtataagtgATTGATAGGAGTGTAGTTGACGGGTGTACCTTCTGCAATCCAGGGCCACGTTATACGCTTTACCTTTTTGGCTAGGCCAGCTAAAACTACCAGACTcactaccaccagatcactctggaaattttgtcaaaatttctttgttgtaggtaatttcgttaaaaatgcatttcttatggaaattttgtaaataattcatttcattgaaaaattttgtcaaaattttaattcatttgggaaaaattgtgaaaatttaatttctttgagaaattttgtccaaatttctgttcaaaatttcatttctctaggaactttttcaaaattttatttctttggacattttattaaaatttctttgctattagaaattttgtcaaaatttcttggctatgagaaattttgtcaaaatttctttgctatagaaaattttgctgtaggaaaattttgacaaaacttcataTCTCCAGAATATCTTTTCAGAAAtgaatttcttaaggaaattttgtcagaatttcattgctattttttatcaaaacttctttgttatacaaaattttgtcaacagttaaattcattttggaaaaaattgtaaaaatttaatttctatgagaaattttgttaacatttctttcctataagaacaacacttttttctatataaaatttctttggtataggaaattttgttataacttctttgttgtaggaaattttgtcagaaatttatttcttatggaaatttgtaaatttctcattttattgagaaattttgtcaaacataaaattcatttgagaaaaaaattaaaaatttaatttctttgagaaatgttgtcaaaatttctttcctacaagaaattttgtcaaaatttctttagtataggaaatttcatttctctagcaaattttttcaaaaatttatttctttggaaattctatcaaatttctttgctatagaagatttattaacattttttctatataaaattttataaaaatttctttgctattagaaatcttgtcaaaatttatttgttgtaggaaatttcgtcagaaattcatttattatggaaattttgtaaataattcatttcattatgaaatttcgtccaaatttaaagtcatttgggtgaaaaaattgtgaaaatttaatttctttgagcatatttgtcaaaatttctttagtatacgaaattttgttaaaatttaatttctatatgaaattttgtccgaa
Encoded here:
- the Uba4 gene encoding ubiquitin-like activating enzyme 4, whose translation is MASDTAITEEISQLRREIQNLREVCAAKEKRLFALETQQQQLRTGCNENILNNDDIARYSRQLILPNFGVKGQIKLKQTAFLIVGMGGLGCPASQYLLAAGCGRLGLVDYDDVERSNFHRQTLHTEVNIGMPKVESAKLSLQQINPHCHIDCHRLLLNSENALEILRQYDVILDCTDNVATRYLLNDACVMLNKPLVSGSALQMDGQLTVYNYGENSPCYRCLFPVPPPPDTVTNCGDGGVLGAVTGVIGSLQALEAVKVALGGLGGEVMAGRLLIFDGARCQFRNIRLRAKRADCDVCSPNPMINHLIDYEQFCGMHASDKNTALNVLTSDQRLEVEDYRDILAQTNHILMDVRQPAEFEICHIPKSENVPLKTILNDEYLKRFEEQLKDEQMGIVLVCRRGNDSQLAAQHIINKFPQRTIFDLKGGLHAWHYKIDKNFPIY